In one Aromatoleum aromaticum EbN1 genomic region, the following are encoded:
- a CDS encoding LysR substrate-binding domain-containing protein translates to MELRHLRYFVTVAEELNFTRAAARLHIGQPPLSMQIRDLEAEIGTPLFDRSRRRVALTEAGRRFLEHAREILEQSREAVEEARRAGRGEAGELKVGFASSLPYTSTLADTLYTYRQRYPQVGLQLHEMFTTEQFAAILHGVLDVGFVRHGGLEVPAGIQAREIGRDPLRLVVHAGHPRADRGEVSLAEFRDDGFIAFPPDVGSGLPFVLDRLCRSAGFAPRIVQTAREATTQIGLVAAGLGTALLPAPLECVRLPRVRYLAIRDEGAHFSLAIATREGAPNPLLAGFLDVLKEVAG, encoded by the coding sequence ATGGAGCTGCGCCATCTCCGTTATTTCGTCACCGTCGCCGAAGAGCTCAACTTCACGCGCGCGGCCGCGCGGCTGCATATCGGGCAGCCGCCGCTGTCGATGCAGATCCGCGACCTGGAAGCGGAAATCGGCACGCCGCTGTTCGACCGCAGCCGGCGGCGCGTTGCGCTCACCGAGGCGGGGCGGCGCTTTCTCGAGCATGCGCGGGAAATCCTCGAGCAGTCGCGCGAGGCCGTCGAGGAGGCGAGGCGTGCCGGACGCGGCGAGGCCGGCGAACTGAAAGTCGGTTTCGCGTCGTCGCTGCCGTACACGTCGACGCTCGCCGACACGCTATACACCTATCGCCAGCGATATCCGCAGGTCGGTCTGCAGTTGCACGAGATGTTCACGACGGAGCAGTTCGCGGCGATCCTGCACGGGGTTCTCGACGTCGGTTTCGTGCGGCACGGCGGCCTCGAAGTGCCCGCCGGCATCCAGGCGCGCGAGATCGGGCGCGACCCGTTGCGGCTCGTCGTCCACGCCGGCCATCCGCGGGCAGACCGGGGGGAAGTCTCGCTCGCGGAATTTCGCGACGACGGCTTCATCGCGTTTCCACCCGACGTCGGCTCGGGCCTGCCGTTCGTCCTCGATCGCCTGTGCCGCAGCGCCGGGTTTGCGCCACGCATCGTGCAGACGGCGCGCGAGGCGACGACGCAGATCGGACTGGTCGCCGCGGGCCTCGGCACCGCGCTGCTGCCGGCGCCGCTGGAGTGCGTGCGGTTGCCACGCGTGCGCTACCTTGCGATCCGCGACGAGGGGGCGCATTTTTCGCTTGCCATCGCCACCCGCGAGGGCGCCCCGAACCCGTTGCTGGCGGGGTTCCTCGACGTGCTGAAAGAGGTCGCCGGATAG